A genomic segment from Cytophagia bacterium CHB2 encodes:
- a CDS encoding HIT domain-containing protein: MADTTQSQILWAPWRIEYILGPKESGCIFCDKPKQSNDRDNFIVHRGEFAFVIMNKYPYNNGHLMAVPYRHESAFDRLSAEEMAEMMVLLQQSSRALQRIMRPHGFNIGMNVGSAAGAGIDDHLHFHIVPRWSGDTNFMPVVGHTKIISEGLWETWAHLREAFSSL; the protein is encoded by the coding sequence ATGGCAGACACAACGCAATCGCAAATATTGTGGGCGCCCTGGCGCATCGAGTATATCTTGGGCCCGAAGGAATCGGGCTGCATTTTTTGCGACAAGCCCAAACAGTCGAACGATCGCGACAATTTCATCGTCCATCGCGGCGAGTTTGCGTTCGTGATTATGAACAAATATCCCTACAACAACGGCCATCTCATGGCAGTGCCGTATCGCCATGAATCCGCGTTTGATCGCTTGAGCGCCGAGGAGATGGCGGAAATGATGGTGTTGTTGCAGCAGTCGAGCCGCGCGTTGCAGCGCATCATGCGGCCGCACGGCTTCAACATCGGCATGAATGTCGGCTCCGCCGCCGGCGCGGGCATAGATGATCACCTGCATTTTCACATCGTGCCGCGCTGGAGCGGCGACACCAACTTTATGCCGGTGGTGGGACACACAAAGATCATTTCGGAAGGATTGTGGGAGACGTGGGCGCATTTGCGGGAGGCCTTCAGCAGTCTCTAA